In the Arachis stenosperma cultivar V10309 chromosome 8, arast.V10309.gnm1.PFL2, whole genome shotgun sequence genome, AAATATATCAGCTATAACTGATTTTTGTTATGTTAAACTAACTTGGTTATACTTGATTATAAGTAGATATCCTTAACTTACAAGTGTAAGcaattagttaatataatttaacaaaaatagatttaatattaattttaattttttttattaaatagttTCTTATATACAAAAAAGTTAATTTATTATAGCTTGACAAAATTCATGAGTCTATaattctaactttttttttaatttgtctaTAGATATCTTTCACCTAAAGATGTTCATTTATgacttaatattttaattttttaataaatatttttcaccAATAGTATTAATGATgcacaaaatttattatttattttttctatcaaTTTCTTATTACTTATTTATTGTCAACTTTTAAGTTATTTCTTGACAAGTCCTACCCATAAGACTATCCATACCACTATCTTATATCATAATTTAATTAACAAGAATGATTAGATTAGTTTTTTTTCTAAGGcttatcattaattaattaattaaaaaatattttaataaatttatttctttaattgacgaatatcaaataaaattaatttattgtgaaattctatattATCCTAAAAAATTTAGCACAATAAATTTAATACTTATACTTTAAAATGAGTTTagttgataaaattaaaatataagtaatATTATTCTTGCAcaaacttttattaatattattatagtaATACTTACTTGAGCAATTAAATTTAACTTATACTAATATTAAAATGGtctttttatccttttttttcattattttttaattttatctcttttttaaataacctaataaaaatagattaatatttaaaaaattaatatttaaaattttagaaaataatatgCATTTAGTAAAATAACATGTATTCAATATAATGGAAAAAATTGAATTAAGTAAGTACTATATATGTACAAGAGAAACAaaactaaattataaaatagtattatttcatataataataataataatattcctgtaaaataaatagacaaataaaatatatcGTGCCAAAGGAAGTCATCtgttttagaaaaacgaaaaaaaagaagaaaaactaatAGAAAGATAAAATGATCAATAAAAATtggttagaaaaaaaaataaaaggtgTATTAAAAGGAAACAACACAACACATGAACACAAGTGCAAGATAGTAATTTCTTCATTCTTTTCATGGGCTAAGGAAACAACTTGTCTCTGTTTTATGGTGTTCtctaaggtagcgtttgtttgcGAGACAGAGaccaagagacagagacagagaGACAGAGaccaagagacagagacagaaataaGTATTAGTATTGTGTTTGGTGTGAAAGTGTACAAGACTAATTTATGTCTCAGTATCCTGTTTGGTTCGAAATAAAAATTggagacaaaatatttaaaattactaaaatgcccTTAATTTAAATTAAGAACCCTAACCCCAAACTTCATCTTCATCAGCATCCAACCCTAACCCCTTTTTTCCTCTTCTCTACCGTTTCTCCTCTCTTCTGCCGTGAACTCCTGGCGCCTGACCCGCTGCAAGTAGCACCTCTAATGGTGGAAACCACGGCGGCGCCTCTCTAGTTCTCATTGGTTCATCTTTGTGGCCCCAGTTGCCACCCTCGGATTCTGACGCTGCTGGTGTATCCACGCCGGTGGGTCTGCGTCACCACCATCTCGAAACTGTGCGTCTGGTCTCCACTGTTTCTCTGTCAATGGAGCTGGTATGTTCTTTCAATTTAAGTTATTTACTTGTTAATTCTGTGAAGTTCAGGAGGGATTTTTGATTCCCCCATTTTCTGATTTGTGAAACCCTCACCTTCTGATTTGTCGGCATGTTGATGAGAACGTTTAAATCCCTCGTTGGATGAATTGACATTTGACCTGATTTGCttaaaattgatgatttgtgcttcaAATGTTGAAGATTTCTGAAGTTGTTATATCCGAGTTCTTATTTGCCCTCATTTGCAGATTTATGAATTCTGTATCTTCTTTTTTAAAGATTTGTGAATGTGTGATTGCTGATTACTGATTTGTGTGtatcataaatttttttgagCTTACTTGTGCTTGTTAATTGCAGATTTATAAATCTATGATtgttgttttttaaaatttatttttgacgATTACtgtatagaaaataaaaaaagatgatTTGAGAGATATTTATCATAATTATGTTCCTGTTGTGACCCTCTTTTGTTATCGAAATTAGTACTCACTGTTGTATGGAAATTTATTGGAAAAGCTAGAGACAccaatatttgattttaaatacAAAAGATTAGACATTAGTTAGTTTGTTTGTTAATTGTATCTTGCCTGAATTAGTAGTTAGTGAAGTTTGTTATTTCCTTCTTTACTTCTCAATCTGATTTTCACAATTGTTTATTGAATTTTTGCTGTCAAGAGTTGCAGATTCTAATACACTAGTGCTTTTATGTTAATGGTTACCACCTAGTGTGTTTCTCCCTTGTTTTGGAGGCACAGTTTATCTATCCACAGAGCATTATTACaattcacaaatgtctatgtaCTGCTCTTATTGTAACAAACAGTAATTTTCATTAAATGAATTGACAAGCATTCAGTCTTGATCACATTTCCTTCCTCTTCATCCTCAAAACTGTTCCTGATAGCTATTTACTATCAAATAATTGGTTCTATTAAACACACGTGttgttttattgtttattaACAAGCATGGTTTGAAAAATTACTACTAGTACTGACATTATGTACATTATAAAAGCATGGACTTTAGCATTATTTGTTAATTAGGCTTGTAATTCTTTGTTGGTTTTGTTGcattttttgtgcttcttcttaaTACTTTAGCTTTAATGTTTTTGTATTAATTTACCATTTGGGATTTCTGTTCTCCGTTAGCGGTTCTAGGAGGAATTGAAGGGTGGATGTAAGCAAAAGTGGTCTTTCCCATTCTTGCAAATTGCAATAAGATATATTGAATTGAAAAAATTGTTTTGATTAGATTCGTTGGTGCAATTTATTTCGATTAGTGGATCCATTCTTGTGTTGTGTTACTATTTGTTGTTAACATGCTAAATGATTTTTGCTGACTGTTTAAGGTATAGCCTGGTTAACAATGGcttccacaagaagaagatCCACAAGTGGTTTGTATGGCACCGGCAACATAACGGgagaaagaaatagaaaaattgcTATGGCAGAATGGTGCGACGATGAGTGGCATTAGAAGTTAGAACACAAGAAGAAAGAACAAAATATGGGTCTAATAGTGCAATGAGAAAAAAGATGGGGGGCTTGCAATGTGGTTGAGAGTGAGAGTGAGTGGCACAGTTTGCAAAGAGGCACCACTCAGAACGATTGTGACATATTGTCTCATGTGCTACATTTGTTGATGTTTTGAAAGTGGATAAATTTTTATGTAATAAGCTTAACAAGAAACTACCATTCTatgtaaataaattattatttatcttatgTTACCACTACTTCTTGAATAACAGAGATGATGACATTCTCATCTTAAACCAATATTTAAAGAGTTAATGAGAAATAAGTTTTTTTCTTCCATAAAGAATTGAAAAGGCTTGTTCTTGGTGTTGTGATCCTGTAATAATTGAGACACATGCTATGAATGTTAAATACATAAGTTGCTGAAAGCGCtcaaagaaaattaacaaaaacaaagacTAGAAGAAGAACTGCATTACTGAGAACCACAAATTATAAGAATGGGATAGCTGCTGACCAGAAACTAAGATAATTATCATTAACATGATCATGACTATAAATATTGTACTTAGTAAACAATTCTTGCTCAAACCACCAAAATAAAGGACACACTACAATACCAATAAAACTGTACAAAGAACCTAAACCTATTCTGAACAGAGCAAAATAGTAAGGTTTGTCCAAAATAAGGTGAGTTTGCATACCAAATATAAGTTTCTACGTTATATCATCTTAAACATAACCATCTCCCAAAGACCTAAAACCCTACAGTGGAAAACTTAATACCCTAGCCCAAATCTAATACCCTTAACCAACAGTGAACTTCATATAATAGAGCGAACAAGGCCAATCATCTGTGAATCTGACAAGCCCCAGAAGTGTGCATACACGTTAGGACTTTCAGCAAACTTCAAAATCGCCCTCACCACCTCGTCATCACCAAACCCAAGCTGTGTGAGCTTCTCGCCAACCTTCCACTTCTCGTTCACACCGACAATGGCATCAGCTATCAGTTGGGCATTCTTCCTTTGGTCAGCTGAAGATTGCTGAATATGGTCGGCCATCCTCTCCAGTACGTCAAGttgttttctcttcctcccatATCGCCTTGTGCTTCCTGCACTCGCACCTGCTTCAGATTGTGATGCTTGTCCTTGCATTGCTGGCCCTCTGCCATTTTCTGGATATGGAGACATATCAGACTCGTCAAATCCAACTGCAGTGTCTTCTGTCTCTTCGTTAACCTGTTCCTCCGCATCAAAACCACTAACTGCTGCTGCTCCTGTGGCTCTATCCCTGCCAAATATACCCTCCAGCCGGTGAAAAAGAGGAAATGGCTTGCCAGGACTGTAGAACTTGGTCGGATGTGCCTGTGAAAAAATAAACCGcatttaacaaattttttatgaaGTTAATATTCAAAAGACATGAAATACATGAATAGCTGATGCTTGTATATATTATAGAGCATGTTCCATTGCTTAGTGTGAAAGCAAGAAGAGAAGGAGGCTGCTCTTGCCAACACCAGAGTCACCTATGAATAACACCTAATACAAGTAATCAAAGCTACTATTCCCTGCCTTTAAAGCTGAACCCATTtctctcttatctttttttacccttttcaaattcaattaaaaaaactCCAAAAAAGCATGCAAATAGACTCTTTCAAAAAgtgaggagagttaatcatagTGAGGACAATTCTGCCTGTGAACAAGTGTCCAAATAAATAGTGAAAAAACAAATTACCAACAAACTTATTCAAGTCATAGATTGCATCAAATTTTAACTACTATATGAGTACATTATGCAAAAGTGAAATAATTCTGCCTATGTTGTCACGCAAATTCATTCCTCGGTTAATTCAATCCATTGACTCCATATCTTATTGTAATTAGAGTTTGTGAAATTGTATTAGTCACAATACAAATATAAAAGAAGGATATTCCAAATGATGGAAATCACAAATGATGTATTATCAATGTTAACAAAATAAGCCAAGTCTAAAGTTCTCTATATCAGAAGAATAATAGCATAAAGCTTGATCATAGATTGAATTATTACAGAATTATTTTACTAGAGTTGTTCAAGAAGGACAAAGTGGCTCAGACTAAATAAAGATATGAATGACACTCACCTTCATCCATGCATCAAGGACATCTTTGCTGTCAACCTCCACACATTGTTTGTCATGGTTCCAGCCGAATCCGCTACAAGCAAGCATGTCAGCGGTGTACTGGTACTTCTCCTTCAACCGCTTGTGCTTATTCTTGCAGTGCTTCGCGGTCAGTGTACAACCGGGGAAGGCCTCCAGCATCTTCAGAGCCAGTTTCTCGAATGTTCCATGTTTAAACTGCCCACAATCAGCCCTCTGACCGTCTACGACAAACTCCTCCATGAAGCCAACAAAAGCGTTAGTCTCTTCATCACTCCAAATAACCAAATCGAAGTGAAGAGAGAAAAGCCCAGATTATTTCTATAACGAAATCCACAGAGCAGAACTCGTGAAATAAAAATGCATAAACATTCAAATAAATCTGACACTTCTTCATGCAAAATCTGCTATATCTTCTTAGAACCAAAAACAAGAATAAGAAActggaataaaaaaatatgtaactGTATTTACTTCTCCAAATAGGAAATACAATAGaaacataacaaaaattataatattgaTTTTCCTCTCTCATTTCATATACTGGAAGTAACTTTGTCAGGTACTTTAAGCACATCAAACTCTTCCAAAAGgcaaaaaagaaggagaaaaaagaggAGATGAGAAGTACATAACCTATTTGGGTTTAAATTGAGAAGAACATGAAGCACATAAACAATTTGGGTTCTTTAACTCTATTTGCAATGGGGTTTTAGTATCATCGTGTAATTTCTTTCCCAAATTTAAAGCATTTGATCCTGCGCAAATTACTATATCCCATTTCATTTTCTAGTATTTTCGTATATTTTAAATTCCTAATCATGTCATAAAATAATCTTACTCTTTAAAATGATATATTTGTTTCAACAAGATTAAGAGAAAAATAGATAGATTAAACATTTCAATATAAAATTTGTACATATATGAAAGAGGATTAATATACACTCTTTTCCAAATAATGAAAAACAAGTTTATTTGTTAAgaatatattcaaattttgtGAGAGTATGATTCTCCTACTGTTTATATCATTAGAAACTTCAATTGCCATATAGCAAATATTATCCATGAACTGGGAATCTTGGTTTATATGTTAATTGTGAAAAGGTAAAATACCAAACTTGCATTGCTAGATGTAAAATTCTGCCTTCATAGCAAATTCTGTTCTCAAGTCTAAGTGGGTCCACACTTGCATGCGTAAAGTATATATTAACTAGTACATATTCTTACTCAGGAAGAATTACAATTTACAACCTTATACACACTTCTAGATTAGCAAATAACATTTTATCCTTATGTCTTAGAAGTAAACACTCGCATAAAAGATTTTAAAGATATAGAAAatctacatttttcccctttgctTTTAAAAACAAGCTTGTTGTAAAAGAACGTTTTCCTATTTTCCAGAGTTACACATTCAAAATAAACACTGCAAATCTTATGTCTAGGAAATGAATCACACTCAGTTATACTGATTCCCCCTCTTCTTTAAATTTGATTAAGCACTCTATCAAGTAccacttattttttataaaaatatatataaataaatttagttagaccatttttacataaaaaagcAGCAATTGCTTTATCAGACTATGATTCTCAAACTATGAGAAACCTTAATAAGGTGTAGAACCGAATCAGCTTTATCCATGAAAATTTTTACAAGTGCAGTGTAATAGAATAAACCAAGGTAACTAATAACAGTTTGCTTGCAAATTTGTACTACATATTCAATCATACAATATAAGGTCCAATTGAGTTAGGCTAATGAGAGCTCTGTGCAGACATGGAACAATAGTAGTCGCAGACACAAAAAAATGGGAAAAATAGTATAATCCAGAATGAAATCAACAAATAGATGTTGTTAGGCTAATAAATTGAGTAATCATCCAATCAGTGGCATTTAAAACGAAGTAAACATCATAAACTCATCAATCATAAAGCTGGAATAAATGTGTTATGTAGGTCACGAACAAATTCACACTAGGCAAACAACTGCTTTAACTTCAATGTTGCTACTACAcaccattaacaaaaataattacaaatcaAGCAAAGAGGTTCTGAGTACAATGCTAGGTCACGAACAAATCCAAATTAAAGATTACGGCACAACAGAAAGGATGAAAGGAATCagtaaattaaataacatttgCATAAAACTAACCTGGTCAGAGCAGTTTGGAGGAGGAGTTGATGGTTGAGGTGGACAGCTATTGGGGAGAGGCGGCACCTTCGCTCTTCGATTTTACTGTGAAGGAGAAAAAGAGGAGATGAGAAGATGGGGGATACGAAGATGAACTCGCAAGCGGCAAATTACTTACCTAGCGGTGGCGAGTCCAGCGGCGACGCGGTGGCGAGTCTTGAAGAAGAATGTTTGAGCGTGTAGTGGCTGtagtgaagaagaatgagaagatgACTCACAATGGTTGATCAAGAAGCCCTAGATTTACATTAAGGgtaattttgaaattataaaatttggaTGGGGTAATTTAGGtacaaattataattaaaatttctgTCCCCGTCTTTAAATTTTTCTGTCTCCagtgtccctactttttggaggtactgaaatactgaaaattTAAAGACGGAGACAGAAATTTAAGTTCCAGTCTCTACCTCAACAAACATAATACTGAGTTcctgtctctcagtctcagttCCAGTCTCTgcaaacaaacgctacctaaaaAAGCAAAACCACTCAATGTATTTCTATTCAATCTTATccttctaattattttattatatatcttaATGCTAAAAAAAAATGGAATAGCAGTGTACCAAAAAATACTGTGGTACATGTGAAAACCTTCCTATTATATATACTACAGGAAACATTTCAAGTGCACCAGGGAGCACCGGTGCACCAattgttttaaccgttgattttaattaatatatattatatatattttttataattcagatcaacggttaaaacaactgaTACACCGGTACTCCGGTGCACTTGAAATGCTTCCTATACTACATTCATTTTAGATGCAGATCATGGTATGTCCTGTCAATGTAAGAATGATGCAAAGGATAAGTGTACAAAATATGTTTTGGATAGTCAAAATTTAAATGTTTTTATATTCTATCCTGTGTACTAGTCTATGTGGATCTGTGGGCTAAGAATTAGGATGTTTCCtatttatatgtatttattttttacttgaCTTGTGTAATTAACAAATGGGATTTCTTGTGACTTGGGATAATTAGAAACATGTGTGATGTATTCCTCATCCGAAAAGTTTTTCAGGTCCATATTAATGTAAATCCTATTggtatatacatatattttatttccaCATATGTCTCATTTGACTTGCGCACTATGGTCTAGTAGAGAGTGTTACAAGCTTTATTTTTAGTGAGATAGATCTAAACTaataagtaattttaatttattttttattatttaaattaatacgGATTATATAAATCAAACTATAACATAACTTTTATTATACATGACCACAATACAgactaagaaaataaaattttcttaaaGTATTTGAtacttgaaaaatgggtatgtGAGTTGAATTCAAATGGAAACCATTAAATTATGAGCTcgggataataataataataataataatgtagaAATTTTGAAAGGTTTGTTTATGTCATGGATATGCATGATAGTCTGTGTGCCCGGCATTGAATTGATGAAATTTCAATTAAATTAATAGTTGTGGTAAACAATGACTAGCTAATGtgtatatattatttatctattaaaTAGACAAATGTGCTGACATGAAATTTTTCAAAGATTAAAGAATGcgtatttattaattttctttttatgaaTTAAAATGTTTAATACATAGTAACAATTATTTAAGAATTCAAGTCTAAGcatcttttattttaataaattagtgTTGAACTAAAGactattataataaaaatatgtattattCTAAACCGTAATTATCAATGAAAAATGTTCAGCTAAATCCGTTGAATTCATCAAAGTTCAAACTTGCTTTAGGGTATAGTCCGAGACGTTGAATTTATAAAACCTCAAAGATAGAGGTTACGTACCATCAGTCCATCCCGTCTAATATTTTACCatttttgtgaagaaaataatGTTAGATCTTGTATTCTTTTAAAGATTATTGTAGGTCCTGATATTTAGGATTTGTTAGAGtaagtttttaagaaaatattgtttttagttatttttttttaaattttataaaaaaataaaagtaattttatatttgagtATCTTAtgtaaaaagatctttttatttatcaattatgtttaggtataacaatataaaaatatttttttatttatctattacatggaaaatattttttttaagaaaaaaaatcttttaaaaaaagatataaattataacttctcaaaaaagatgtttttttaattttttttagcatttttatttttactactagaaatttactaaacacattaaaaaataaaaaaaattttattttattaaaaaaatattattttatcaaaataatgacGGTGAAACAAGCACTTAACATAGGGGACGGAAATAAATAATATGTAATAGTGTGATATACTTATTGGAGTCCACTGATCATGGtttgaattcaaaataaattcgaTTAATTAAGACCTTTGGTGTGCTTATTGTCGGGTTGCATATATCTTATTAAATATTGGATCTTGTTAACATGTAGTCATCATGTACTATGATACACATATTAggaatattataaaaaatattaaaataaattttatatttttaatacattaaatataaaaaattgattatattattaaaatatattcttaaaacacataattaaatgtaaatttttttcataaccGGAAATAAGTCGTCAAGGCACTGCAAACCGATAGAggaataaaaagaaagaatataatATAGGATTTTGCTAACTTATGCTTTGAGAATATAGGTTaaacatattataaaaaatttattttataaaaattattataaaaattatttttttttttatttttaatatattaaatacatcaaaaatattaaaaaagttttattattatattttaaaatataattttagataataatggacttaaaaattttaaaagtgagGACAAAAATAtgtatactaaaaaaattttgttcaatattattaattatatagaaatataaaaattaaaaagagttggtgaacatttttcatttttaaaatactatttattatatataatttataaaaaaatatttttttatttctaaaacttaaacttaaaatattttaattaaattatagataacttattttttttaccaaagataggAGACTCGAACCGGCAACCTCTTAATCGAGTATAGGGAGATTATGCCATTTGAGCTATTACTCATTGGCAATTATAGATAACTTGTTActctaactaatttttaatacacatttaataataaaaaattgaatcaaTTGGCATATTATTAGTGCTTAACGATATActagtatttataatttaaaactaaaattatatataaatactaaaaaaataaatctgtataataaaaacttaatttatatatttttttctttctaaaataattaaattttttatatatttttaatttaattttgatataatgttAGATGAAATATTTTACGTATTTGTTTAATTAtgtattgtaattaaaatattttttattactatttctaaaaataaaaaatatattctaaattagtaaattaatcaatttattttaaaattttatatgtaACATATGTACATATAAtagaacaaaagataaaaaaaataagtaataaagatgaataaattgagaataaaataaaatatataaagtcatgaaaagaataaaaaattagattaatatctaaattataattgtttgaattaaaatttgtaattgaaaatataaaaaaataatgaaattggAAGATACATAGAGTTATAGAGagctatataaaaaaatatggagaatttaaaatttatcttttgatGAAAAGAATATGACTACTAgacaagaaaatagaaaaaaaggttgaaaatataaaaataagaagataGTTTAAGGAAATAAATGAGTGACGACACAAGAACTAAATTTGATTAGGttaaataataatcaaaatgatagaaaaataaaaaaaattaaaaccttgactaattaaatttaatttatttatagtaaaattatttaaaatttaaagtgggagtatattatatataataatttttttaaaaaaaattaaaaacacagTGGGACCAATGTCCCCTCATTGTTATCGTTCCTGGCCTTAGAGTATAAGTTAGTTAAAtactataatatatatttttttttgaatatagGAGCGAGTTAAATGTAAAATTGGGgtaatttttttacatatagaaaaaatattggtgttacataattaaattaatgtaTATAAAGTATTTACACTATTAAGATGTCAATGTAAAACAAAGTTTacaatttgatttctttttattttttaattttaatcctACAAAATACAGCTTACAATtagatttttaatatttttaaacgTGCAATTTACAATTTGTACTTTTTTTCGTTTTGAAAATTgtaaaatgatataaatttacTAGGTTATGATTATAAAAATCCCTCCGTCACAAGAATCAACATTAATAAAAATGagtaaaaaaggaaaataaagacAGAAGCAAgatacacaaaaaaaaaaacagaaaactTTATTTGGTTTTGGTCACCCTAAAAAGTTACATAATATAGaattatagat is a window encoding:
- the LOC130946029 gene encoding uncharacterized protein LOC130946029 gives rise to the protein MEEFVVDGQRADCGQFKHGTFEKLALKMLEAFPGCTLTAKHCKNKHKRLKEKYQYTADMLACSGFGWNHDKQCVEVDSKDVLDAWMKAHPTKFYSPGKPFPLFHRLEGIFGRDRATGAAAVSGFDAEEQVNEETEDTAVGFDESDMSPYPENGRGPAMQGQASQSEAGASAGSTRRYGRKRKQLDVLERMADHIQQSSADQRKNAQLIADAIVGVNEKWKVGEKLTQLGFGDDEVVRAILKFAESPNVYAHFWGLSDSQMIGLVRSII